In Onychostoma macrolepis isolate SWU-2019 chromosome 14, ASM1243209v1, whole genome shotgun sequence, a single window of DNA contains:
- the si:ch73-233f7.3 gene encoding LOW QUALITY PROTEIN: protocadherin alpha-C2 (The sequence of the model RefSeq protein was modified relative to this genomic sequence to represent the inferred CDS: inserted 2 bases in 1 codon): MEKVRLVIPDYFSLLNPVFGVTHYSIPEEMEVGSVVANLATDLGLDIQSLTKRKMRLDVIANKKYLDVNKETGELFIVERIDREYLCPSKTTNSCFLKLDATIENPIRMFNIELEILDINDNAPHFRRDVMHLDISESTPAGERFSLNNAVDSDIGSNSIKTYYLSESDHFTIEIQSGRDGSKLADLVLKKALDREEQAVHNLILTAVDGGVPSRSGTANIIVQVLDTNDNAPHFDKDSYTVHLSENSPVGSLVVKLNATDLDEGPNSEIIYTFSLYTSEKTQEMFNLNSETGEIRVKEMINYEDFKIYDMEIIATDKGANSLSGKCKLTILITDMNDNHPEISIKSFSGPVKEDIAVNTVIAVVSVSDKDSGENGQVDIHIFDDLPFALKETSDNYYELLVSEPLDREKVPEYDITITVTDRGIPSLSDNETITLELLDVNDNVPQFPQTFYTIPVMENNAPGALLSSLTAIDPDLHENQYLVYFIIEKEIVNTSMSMLFSINPENGNLYALKTFDYEIEKEFLFHIEARDSGVPPLSSNVTVHIIIMDQNDNTPLIVSPWRAHGSVVEEKIPRSTDKGTLISKVIAIDSDSVHNSRITYQFLHNTDTTLFSLDQYNGEIRTMRMFSYRDSRHQQLVVIAKDNGEPAXSATVTIKLSTVETALKTYADMTEVPLGYDIFSDLNLYLVIGLGSVSFLLLITILVTIVLKCQKTKPSKAAPPSRNSVISERNSTIADSTLVSNDAYWYSLFLAETRKGKLVVRQPVPKGSRYIVSSIPRSTGMTETSDSAASTLQVRSLL; the protein is encoded by the exons ATGGAGAAGGTACGTTTGGTTATTCCTGATTATTTTTCACTATTAAACCCAGTATTTGGCGTTACTCACTACTCTATTCCAGAGGAAATGGAGGTGGGATCTGTTGTAGCAAATTTAGCCACTGATCTTGGTTTGGATATACAGAGTCTGACGAAACGCAAGATGCGCCTAGATGTGatagcaaataaaaaatatctggATGTAAATAAAGAAACAGGAGAGTTATTCATCGTCGAAAGGATTGACAGAGAATATCTCTGCCCATCCAAAACTACAAATTCTTGTTTTCTAAAGCTCGACGCTACAATCGAAAATCCAATTAGGATGTTCAATATTGAACTAGAAATATTAGATATCAACGACAATGCACCCCACTTTCGACGAGATGTCATGCATTTGGACATTTCTGAATCGACACCAGCCGGCGAGCGTTTCTCACTGAACAATGCAGTGGACTCCGACATTGGATCTAATTCAATTAAGACTTACTATCTTAGCGAAAGTGATCATTTTACTATCGAAATACAGTCTGGTCGAGATGGATCTAAACTAGCTGATTTGGTATTGAAAAAAGCATTAGATCGCGAAGAACAAGCAGTTCATAATCTGATTCTCACTGCTGTAGATGGCGGAGTGCCTTCACGCTCTGGGACAGCTAATATTATTGTCCAAGTGCTAGACACTAATGACAACGCCCCTCATTTCGATAAAGACAgctatactgtacatttaagtGAAAATTCTCCAGTAGGAAGCCTTGTTGTTAAGTTAAATGCAACAGATTTGGATGAAGGGCCAAATTCCGAAATAATATACACATTCAGTTTATATACCTCCGAGAAAACGCAAGAGATGTTCAATTTGAATTCAGAAACGGGTGAAATTCGAGTCAAAGAGATGATTAATTATGAGGATTTCAAGATCTATGATATGGAGATAATAGCAACAGATAAAGGAGCTAATAGTCTGTCTGGAAAATGTAAACTAACTATTTTAATCACAGACATGAACGATAATCATCCTGAAATTTCCATCAAATCATTTTCTGGCCCTGTTAAAGAGGATATAgctgtaaatactgtaattgCAGTTGTTAGTGTGAGTGATAAAGACTCAGGAGAAAATGGACAGGtagatattcatatttttgatgatttacCTTTCGCGCTTAAAGAAACGTCTgataattattatgaattattagtTTCAGAACCGTTAGACCGTGAAAAGGTTCCAGAATATGACATCACTATTACCGTGACTGACAGGGGCATCCCGTCGTTATCTGATAATGAAACTATAACTTTAGAGCTGCTGGACGTTAACGACAATGTTCCTCAGTTCCCACAGACATTCTACACGATACCTGTTATGGAGAATAACGCGCCTGGAGCTTTACTGAGCTCTTTAACTGCTATAGACCCAGATCTCCATGAAAATCAGTATTTAGTCTATTTTATCATAGAGAAGGAAATAGTGAACACCTCCATGTCCATGCTGTTCTCCATTAACCCAGAGAACGGGAATCTTTACGCGCTAAAGACGTTTGACTATGAGATAGAGAAGGAGTTTCTTTTCCACATCGAGGCCAGAGACTCTGGCGTTCCTCCGCTCAGCAGTAACGTGACCGTTCACATTATTATCATGGATCAGAACGACAACACACCGCTTATAGTGTCTCCATGGCGCGCGCACGGCTCGGTGGTGGAGGAAAAGATCCCGAGATCCACCGATAAAGGGACTCTGATATCCAAAGTCATCGCCATAGACTCTGATTCAGTGCACAACTCTCGAATCACGTACCAGTTTCTCCACAACACTGACACGACATTATTCAGCTTGGATCAATATAACGGAGAGATCCGGACCATGAGAATGTTCAGTTACAGAGACTCGCGCCACCAGCAGCTGGTTGTGATCGCCAAAGACAACGGAGAGCCCGC CTCTGCTACAGTCACCATCAAACTGTCCACGGTGGAGACCGCCCTTAAAACCTATGCTGACATGACTGAGGTGCCTTTGGGATATGACATCTTCTCCGATTTAAACCTGTATCTGGTGATCGGACTGGGCTCTGTTTCATTTCTTTTACTCATCACTATATTGGTCACCATCGTGCTGAAGTGTCAGAAAACGAAGCCCAGCAAAGCGGCTCCTCCGAGCAGGAACAGTGTGATCAGCGAGAGGAACTCGACCATCGCGGATTCCACTCTGGTCTCCAACGATGCCTACTGGTACAGTTTATTTCTAGCAGAGACCAGGAAAGGAAAGCTGGTGGTCAGACAGCCTGTGCCAAAGGGATCGAGATATATCGTGTCCAGTATACCGAGGAGCACAGGAATGACCGAGACCAGCGACTCAGCTGCTTCTACTCTACAGGTGAGATCACTTTTATAG
- the si:ch73-233f7.1 gene encoding protocadherin beta-15, whose amino-acid sequence MDRRLPRRRWTLTGQVVCLLLCACALDRVLAQIRYSVPEELEHGAFVGNIAEDLGLDVAKLSTRRFRIVSGARKQYLEVNLENGILFVNEKIDREELCEQSPICFLHLQVVIENPLELYRVEVEILDVNDNAPSFPWSEFNLEITESAAPSSRFPLESAQDLDVGSNSLRSYLLSANQHFVLDIQTRNDGSKFAELVLQSPLDREQQKTHEMVLTAVDGGSPLRSGTAQITVTVLDANDNVPVFDRSVYRVSLVENAPRGTLVLKLNATDLDEGANGEITYSFSGHAPLKVRELFSVDSYSGEIRVRGIVDYERASVYELYVQAKDKGPSAVAVHCKVLVDILDVNDNAPEVILTSVSTPVQEDAPPGTVIAVISVMDRDSGENGAVDCQIPGNVPFQLHSSFKNYYTLVTSEFLDRESVSEYNISLTARDLGSPPLSTRKTILVQVSDINDNPPRFIQPSYTVYVTENNAPGASICSVTAFDPDSNQNAYLSYSILDGQIQGMPVSTYVSINSDNGNIYALRSFDYEQLRNFQIRVQAQDAGFPPLSSNVTVNVFVLDQNDNAPVILSPLPRNGSVATEMVPRSVDAGYLVAKITALDADAGQNSRLSYQMLQATDPGLFSVALYTGEIRTIRRFVDKDAIRQRLVILVKDNGQPPLSATVSIILSVVDSVPESLSDFGDLSLSPQPPSNLALYLIVSLSTVSLIFLVAIIVLAAVKCYKDRDSLGGYALSSLGAACCSFEPEPPAEVFKKSNLNLQISTGAKVPTNCVEVNSNPGNLSQAYCYKVCLTPESAKSDFMFLKPCSPGTPRNNAARGADNLAMSSQSRCSSVNNGATTPNELKQANTDWALTKNQTSSLKSCNSINMDGTLMRKAMQAEPENYVGQMAAGQYWTWGTRSKEYRMHSPAGSVSQRAWTPHYTPQHNPTHHLQQQQPTAQVHSHPPPDYQHNVYIPGTPSGFCTLRPSYRSELDVHNSFSTFGKKRRFISPSSYDPHDDTGAEVINNDLYNE is encoded by the exons ATGGACCGGAGGCTTCCGAGGAGGCGATGGACGTTGACAGGGCAGGTTGTGTGTCTGCTCCTGTGTGCGTGTGCACTGGACCGGGTTTTGGCGCAGATTCGCTATTCAGTTCCCGAGGAGTTGGAGCACGGGGCTTTCGTAGGAAATATCGCAGAGGACTTGGGCTTGGACGTGGCCAAATTGTCCACACGGAGATTCCGGATTGTATCCGGGGCTAGAAAACAATATTTAGAAGTGAATTTGGAGAACGGAATTCTGTTTGTGAACGAAAAGATCGACCGCGAGGAGCTGTGTGAACAAAGTCCCATTTGTTTCTTGCACTTGCAGGTGGTCATTGAGAACCCTTTGGAACTGTACCGGGTAGAAGTGGAGATCTTGGACGTGAATGATAACGCTCCCAGTTTCCCGTGGAGCGAGTTTAATCTGGAGATCACAGAGTCTGCTGCGCCGAGCTCCCGGTTCCCCCTGGAGAGCGCACAGGACCTGGATGTGGGCTCGAACTCTCTCCGCTCGTACTTGCTGAGCGCCAATCAACACTTCGTGCTGGACATTCAGACGCGTAACGACGGCAGCAAGTTTGCAGAACTCGTTCTGCAGTCGCCGTTGGACCGAGAGCAGCAGAAGACGCACGAGATGGTGCTCACGGCCGTGGACGGTGGCTCCCCATTGCGCTCGGGCACGGCACAGATCACGGTAACTGTGCTGGACGCGAATGACAACGTGCCGGTGTTCGACCGCTCCGTATACCGGGTCAGCTTGGTGGAGAACGCGCCTAGAGGCACTCTCGTGCTCAAACTGAACGCCACGGACCTGGATGAAGGCGCAAACGGCGAGATCACCTATTCGTTCAGCGGGCACGCACCTCTGAAGGTGCGCGAGCTGTTCAGCGTGGATTCTTACTCGGGTGAGATCCGGGTGAGGGGAATTGTGGACTACGAGAGGGCCAGCGTGTACGAGCTCTACGTGCAGGCGAAAGACAAGGGTCCCTCAGCCGTAGCCGTGCATTGCAAAGTGCTGGTCGATATTCTGGACGTGAACGACAACGCGCCCGAGGTCATATTAACCTCTGTGTCAACACCTGTACAGGAGGACGCGCCTCCGGGCACGGTGATAGCCGTGATCAGTGTAATGGACCGCGACTCCGGAGAGAACGGAGCTGTGGATTGCCAGATCCCCGGAAATGTGCCGTTCCAGCTGCACTCCTCTTTTAAAAACTATTACACACTCGTGACCAGCGAGTTTCTCGACAGAGAGTCTGTCTCGGAGTACAACATCTCCCTCACAGCGCGAGATCTGGGCTCGCCCCCGCTGTCCACCAGGAAGACGATTCTGGTTCAAGTGTCTGACATTAACGACAACCCGCCGCGCTTCATTCAGCCCTCGTACACTGTATATGTGACCGAGAATAACGCCCCGGGCGCTTCCATTTGCTCGGTGACCGCATTCGATCCGGACTCTAATCAGAACGCGTATTTGTCCTACTCCATCCTGGACGGTCAGATCCAGGGCATGCCGGTGTCCACTTATGTCTCCATCAATTCTGATAACGGCAACATCTATGCGCTGCGCTCTTTCGATTACGAGCAGCTCCGGAACTTTCAGATCCGAGTCCAGGCGCAGGACGCCGGTTTCCCGCCGCTCAGCAGCAACGTGACCGTCAACGTATTCGTTTTGGATCAGAATGACAACGCGCCGGTCATCCTGTCCCCGCTGCCCAGAAACGGCTCTGTTGCTACTGAAATGGTGCCCAGGTCGGTGGACGCTGGGTACCTTGTGGCTAAAATCACGGCGCTCGACGCGGACGCGGGGCAAAACTCTCGCCTGTCATATCAGATGCTGCAGGCGACGGATCCCGGGCTGTTCAGCGTGGCTCTCTACACCGGGGAGATCAGGACGATCCGCCGCTTTGTAGACAAAGATGCCATCAGGCAAAGACTCGTCATACTTGTCAAGGACAACGGGCAGCCGCCGCTCTCGGCCACCGTGTCCATCATTCTGTCGGTGGTGGACTCCGTTCCGGAGTCGCTGTCCGACTTCGGTGACCTCTCGCTCAGCCCCCAGCCCCCGTCTAACCTCGCGCTCTATTTAATCGTGTCACTGAGCACCGTCTCGCTCATCTTCCTCGTGGCCATCATCGTCCTGGCGGCCGTGAAGTGCTACAAAGACCGCGACTCCCTCGGCGGTTACGCGCTCTCCTCGCTCGGTGCCGCTTGCTGCAGCTTTGAACCGGAGCCGCCCGCCGAGGTGTTCAAAAAGTCTAATCTCAACCTGCAGATCTCCACCGGCGCCAAAGTGCCCACGAACTGCGTGGAGGTAAACAGCAATCCTGGAAATCTCTCTCAAGCTTACTGCTACAAAGTGTGTTTGACACCCGAATCTGCAAAGAGCGACTTTATGTTTCTCAAGCCTTGCAGTCCCGGCACACCGAGAAATAACGCGGCGAGAGGAGCGGATAACCTGGCGATGAGCTCACAGAGCCGCTGCTCTTCCGTGAACAATGGAGCGACTACACCGAACGAG TTGAAACAAGCAAACACTGACTGGGCCCTCACCAAAAATCAAACTTCCTCTCTGAAAAG TTGCAACTCTATAAACATGGATGGCACTCTGATGCGTAAAGCCATGCAGGCCGAACCTGAGAATTATGTGGGTCAGATGGCTGCCGGACAGTACTGGACCTGGGGAACCCGCTCAAAAG AGTACCGGATGCATTCTCCAGCAGGTAGTGTTTCTCAGAGGGCCTGGACTCCTCACTACACACCCCAACACAACCCTACCCACCacctgcagcagcagcagcccaCAGCACAGGTCCACTCGCACCCTCCGCCGGACTACCAGCACAATGTCTACATCCCCGGCACACCGTCCGGCTTCTGCACCCTGCGGCCCAGCTACCGCAGTGAGCTCGACGTCCACAACTCATTCTCCACCTTCGGCAAGAAACGTAGGTTCATCTCTCCCAGCAGCTATGACCCGCATGACGACACGGGGGCAGAGGTCATCAACAATGActtatataatgaataa